In Populus alba chromosome 1, ASM523922v2, whole genome shotgun sequence, a single window of DNA contains:
- the LOC118030913 gene encoding uncharacterized protein, with amino-acid sequence MPVIRGMESKPVTPFKRRLLELIKRGWVSFEDMPSINSNPLPNHAASNNGVGMIEVGNQSKVLKVSMKELYGMLVKLGFLEINIEGQFEGGDYCEFHGREGHHIEKCIEFRKKVAKMMALGELRIEPAEGNHEVSMMEGQDKMSRVCRVQPTANGPPKLILAKPSHTKGNHNAMPYDYGFAANIQASLPLFQTEISGLTRSGRCFTPEELRKAKGKEVVDLDKATEVNKPVTEEESNEFLKLIKHSEYCIVLNEAYVPQDIEQKTMEHLVGRIHATNYLYFTTDELDAEGTGHNKPLYITVRCKDCLIGKVLVDNGSALNVLPKHILEEMPIDESHMKPSTMMARAYDGSPRPIIGTLEVELYVGPQMFLVTFQVMDIHPSYSMLLGRPWIHTAGAVTSSLHQCLKYIMNGMLVTVKAEETVSMIKNVAIPFIEAEDCKDNNIHAFEIVNTDWVPENTVLRWPRISEAARMVAQCFLERGIPFQYNPITEVPKKANPIKMKGADQRFGLGYKPKKEDHRWAASRRRERRMARIEGREPEEEKLEIPPLRVTFPKAAYVMQPNEGAESLGQELSNISINTLEEDNMEGGDMKMVAGEEDEALPQLTIHTMEEVSAETFVRKLAEGEKFQNWVTQEAPDMPGLDRNIVVHKIPLEQGCKPVKQKLRRAHPDIWIKVKTELEKQWNAGFLEVVKYPQWVSNIVVVPKKEGKIRVCVDFRNLNKASPKDDFPMPHIDVLVDNVARSSMYSFMDGLSGYNQIKMALEDKNARATYQRAMVTLFHDMMHKEIEVYVDDMIAKSKKGEDHVKVLRKLFERLRKYKLKLNPAKCSFGVKSGKLLGFVVSDKGIEVDPDKVKAIQSMPSPKTEKEVRGFLGRLNYIARFIAQLTTTCEPVFRLLRKNNPGIWNEECEEAFNKIKQYLQSPPLLVPPVSGRPLILYLTVTKTAMGCVLGQHDETGRKQRAIYYLSKKFTECESRYTVIEKLCCALVWATKRLRHYMLYHTTLLISKVDPLRKAVKGSAIADHLADNAVEDYEPLDFDFPDENVLSIAGEEEKTDWWTMFFDGAVNVYGNGAEAALELKVRKIDVYGDSMLIICQEYPVGASKMDKKTVRRLAMDFYLDGEILYKRSFDGTLLRCLNETDAKNALREVHEGICSTHANGHMIARKIQRAASNGHRFILVAIDYFTKWVEASSYAHVTQKVVKRFIEKDLICRYGPPEKIVTDNAQNFNSKMIVELCTKWKIKHSNSSPYRPKMNGAVEAANKNIKKIVQKMVVTYKDWHEMLTFALHAYRTAVRTSTGTTLYALVYGMEAVMPLEVEIPSLRVLMDSELEEAEWAKVRYEQLNLISEKRLAAICHHQLYQKRMPKAYDKKVRPRMFQEGDLVLKKLLSLPGEDRSKWAPNYEGPYVVKKAFSGGALKYLKVKQKVTLDKSSGLKTNRIPETDKNLKGNCLKEFLTRILKVLVVMNKFKSC; translated from the exons ATGCCGGTAATCCGGGGCATGGAATCGAAACCAGTTACGCCTTTTAAAAGGAGATTGTTAGAGCTTATCAAAAGGGGGTGGGTATCTTTCGAAGACATGCCCAGCATcaattcaaatccattgcctAATCATGCCGCAAGTAATAATGGAGTAGGCATGATAGAAGTTGGGAATCAAAGCAAGGTGTTGAAGGTATCCATGAAGGAGTTGTATGGCATGTTGGTAAAATTAGGATTTCTTGAGATAAATATTGAAGGTCAATTTGAGGGAGGTGACTATtgtgagttccatggaagagagGGGCATCATATTGAGAAGTGCATCGAGTTTCGCAAGAAGGTGGCGAAAATGATGGCATTAGGAGAGTTGAGGATCGAGCCCGCAGAAGGCAATCATGAGGTAAGTATGATGGAAGGTCAAGATAAGATGTCAAGAGTATGTAGGGTCCAACCAACAGCTAATGGGCCACCAAAGTTAATCTTGGCTAAACCTTCCCACACCAAAGGaaatcacaatgccatgcctTATGATTATGGTTTCGCTGCCAACATTCAAGCTTCTCTTCCTTTATTCCAAACTGAAATCAGTGGGTTAACTCGGAGTGGCCGGTGCTTTACTCCCGAAGAGTTGAGGAAGGCAAAAGGCAAAGAAGTGGTAGATCTTGACAAAGCAacagaagttaataagccagtGACTGAAGAAGagtcaaatgaatttttgaagttgataaaGCATAGTGAATATTGCATA GTTTTGAATGAGGCATATGTCCCTCAAGACATTGAACAGAAAACCATGGAGCATTTGGTGGGGAGaatccatgcaactaattacctgTATTTCACCactgatgagcttgatgctgaaggtactGGACACAACAAGCCCCTATATATTACTGTTAGATGCAAGGACTGCCTCATAGGAAAGGTGCTtgtcgataatggctcggccctTAATGTGTTGCCAAAGCATATTCTGGAAGAAATGCCGATcgatgaatctcatatgaaacCAAGTACCATGATGGCCAGAGCATATGACGGCTCACCTAGACCAATAATAGGGACTTtggaagtggagctatatgtggggcCACAAATGTTCTTAGTGACATTTCAagttatggatatccacccttcctatagtatgttgttaggAAGACCATGGATTCATACGGCCGGGGCGGTAACTTCATCATTACACCAGTGCCTGAAGTATATCATGAACGGGATGTTGGTGACTGTCAAAGCTGAGGAGACAGTGTCCATGATAAAGAATGTGGCCATACCTTTCATTGAGGCggaggattgcaaggataacaatatccatgcttttgagattgTAAACACTGACTGGGTGCCTGAAAACACAGTACTAAGATggccaaggatctcagaagcagcaAGGATGGTGGCTCAATGCTTCTTGGAACGAGGGATCCCCTTTCAGTATAATCCTATCACTGAGGTACCAAAAAAGGCAAACCCGATAAAGATGAAAGGtgctgatcaaagatttgggttGGGGTATAAACCTAAAAAAGAGGATCATCGGTGGGCTGCCAGTCGGAGAAGGGAAAGAAGAATGGCCAGGATTGAAGGAAGAGAGCCTGAAGAAGAAAAGTtggaaatccctccccttagaGTGACATTCCCGAAGGCTGCATATGTAATGCAACCCAATGAAGGAGCAGAAAGCCTTGGTCAAGAACTGTCAAATATaagcataaacaccttggaggagGATAACATGGAAGGAGGTGACATGAAGATGGTAGCGGGAGAGGAAGATGAAGCCCTGCCACAACTGACTATCCACACCATGGAAGAAGTCTCAGCTGAGACCTTCGTGCGAAAGCTGGCCGAGGGCGAGAAGTTCCAAAACTGGGTGACTCAAGAAGCTCCA gatatgcctggtttggatAGAAATATCGTCGTGCATAAGATACCGCTCGAGCAAGGTTgtaagccagtcaagcagaagtTGAGGAGAGCCCACCCGGATATTTGGATCAAAGTTAAGACAGAACTCGAAAAACAGTGGAATGCaggctttctagaagtagtcAAATATCCACAATGGGTATCCAACATTGTTGTTGTaccaaagaaagaaggaaagattagagtttgtgtgGACTTCCGAAATTTGAACAAAGCTAGCCCCAAAGATGATTTTCCTATGCCACatatagatgttttagtggacAATGTTGCACGTAGTTCCATgtattcctttatggatggtttATCAGGATACAATCAGATAAAGATGGCTCTAGAAGATAAG AATGCAAGAGCCACCTATCAGAGAGCCATGGTGACTCTGTTCCATGATATGATGCATAAAGAgattgaggtgtatgtagatgacatGATTGCTAAGTCCAAGAAGGGAGAAGATCATGTAAAAGTTCTAAGGAAGTTATTTGAGCGTTTGAGGAAGTACAAACTAAAGCTCAaccctgcaaaatgttcatttggagttaaatctggaaaGCTGctgggatttgtggtaagcgacaaaggtatagaggtggatcctgATAAAGTGAAGGCCATCCAATCCATGCCATCCCCAAAGACGGAGAAGGAGGTGAGAGGATTCTTGGGAAGATTGAACTATATTGCCAGATTTATAGCTCAACTGACCACAACATGTGAACCTGTCTTCCGGCTACTAAGGAAAAATAATCCTGGGatttggaatgaggagtgtgaggaggcattcaataaaatcaagcaatactTACAAAGTCCACCTTTGCTTGTTCCTCCTGTATCAGGAAGGCCTTTAATACTATATCTGACGGTGACTAAAACAGCtatgggatgtgtattgggtcagcatgatgaaaccggaaggaaacAGAGGGCTATTTATTATCTAAGTAAGAagttcactgaatgtgagtccagatacacTGTGATAGAAAAACTCTGTTGTGCATTGGTTTGGGCGACAAAAAGATTACGACATTACATGTTGTATCACACCactttgttgatttcaaaagtggATCCACTAAG gaaagccgtgaaGGGGAGCGCAATTGCCGACCACCTAGCTgataatgctgttgaagattatgagccattagattttgatttcccAGATGAAAATGTATTATCAATagcaggagaagaagaaaagacagattggtggaccatgttttttgatggAGCAGTGAATGTTTATGGAAATGGGGCCG AAGCCGCGCTAGAGTTGAAGGTCCgaaagatagatgtatatggtgACTCAATGTTGATTATCTGTCAG GAATATCCAGTGGGAGCTTCGAAGATGGATAAGAAAACCGTAAGAAGGTTGGCCATGGATTTCTACCTAGATGGAGAGATTCtgtataaaagatcatttgacgGAACCTTGCTAAGGTGTTTGAATGAGACCGATGCTAAAAATGCTCTACGGGAGGTacatgaagggatttgctcaactcatGCTAACGGACATATGATAGCAAGGAAGATACAAAGGGCCG ccagcaatggGCATAGATTCATCCTTgtagctattgactacttcacgaaatgggtagaagccagtTCATACGCCCATGTAACACAGAAAGTGGTGAAGAGGTTTATAGAAAAAGACTTGATTTGTCGTTATGGTCCGCCAGAAAAGATAGTGACCGATAATGCACAGAATTTCAACAGCAAAATGATCGTGGAGCTTTGTAccaaatggaaaatcaagcattcaaaTTCCTCACCATATAGGCCCAAGATGAATGGTGCTGTGGAAGCAGCCAACAAGAATATCAAGAAAATTGTGCAGAAAATGGTAgtcacttacaaggattggcatgagatgttgacATTTGCTCTCCATGCATATCGCACTGCAGTAAGAACCTCGACAGGGACTACTCTGTATGCTCTGGTATACggaatggaggcggtgatgcctttggaagtagaAATACCTTCGTTGAGGGTGTTGATGGATTCAGAATTAGAAGAGGCTGAATGGGCCAAAGTAAGATATGAACAGTTAAACCTGATCAGTGAGAAGAGGTTGGCtgcaatctgtcatcatcaactctaccaGAAGAGGATGCCCAAGGCATATGACAAGAAGGTTAGACCTCGCATGTTCCAAGAAGGAGATCTAGTGCTGAAGAAATTATTGTCTTTGCCAGGAGAAGATCGAAGCAAATGGGCCCCAAATTATGAAGGTCCTTATGTAGTGAAGAAGGctttctcaggaggagctttgaa